A window of the Diorhabda carinulata isolate Delta chromosome 1, icDioCari1.1, whole genome shotgun sequence genome harbors these coding sequences:
- the LOC130902407 gene encoding uncharacterized protein LOC130902407: MPEMNWDLLKSRIDNIKRNSNTLNKFLIRFEDLINDYWQFNDAQLSKHIFQSVQEKLIDKAEILVGNRAELTDWTRLKEALIQCFADRRNIDCLVQELTRMKPFRNEPLMNFGSRIQLLRSSIAQKISNNPNITNAEKVCQINHYDKTALSTFIAGCSGTLRNNLHPASLEDAMAYLNEFENFEKLYGNLNDNNRATTSRFNSNYRQLYSQPTYYPENQTQPSFQQPYHSVDNNKPVNQFPSQPINIQPRQMPPRQMPPRQYPTNKQNSNFTSEELFTNDYDQSDEQHYYQNQNTDDNDQNQIK; this comes from the exons atgCCTGAGATGAACTGGGATCTTTTAAAGTCtagaattgataatattaaacGTAACAGTAACacgttaaataaatttctaattaggTTTGAAGACCTTATTAATGATTATTGGCAATTTAATGATGCACAATTATCTAAACACATATTCCAATCAGTTCAAGAAAAACTCATAGATAAAGCAGAAATATTAGTAGGTAATCGTGCTGAGTTAACAGATTGGACGAGATTGAAAGAAGCCCTGATTCAGTGTTTCGCTGATCGTAGAAATATTGACTGTTTAGTACAAGAACTCACTAGAATGAAACCATTTAGGAACGAACCATTGATGAACTTTGGAAGtcgaattcaattattaagaagTAGTATAGCGcagaaaattagtaataatccTAACATAACTAACGCGGAGAAAGTGTGCCAAATAAACCATTATGATAAAACTGCACTTAGTACTTTTATAGCAGGTTGTAGTGGTACCTTAAGAAATAACTTGCATCCAGCCTCACTGGAAGATGCAATGGCCTATCTGAAcgaatttgaaaactttgaaaaattatatggcAATCTAAATGACAATAACCGAGCAACGACGTCCAGATTTAATAGTAATTATCGACAACTTTATTCACAACCAACATACTATCCTGAAAACCAAACACAACCCTCTTTCCAACAACCCTATCATTCCGTTGACAATAATAAACCAGTCAATCAATTCCCCAGTCAACCTATTAACATCCAACCTAGACAAATGCCCCCTAGACAAATGCCCCCCAGACAATACCCGACGAACAAACAA aattcaaattttacttCCGAAGAGCTATTCACAAACGATTACGACCAATCAGACGAACAACATTACTATCAGAACCAAAATACGGACGATAATGaccaaaatcaaatcaaataa